In Diabrotica undecimpunctata isolate CICGRU chromosome 4, icDiaUnde3, whole genome shotgun sequence, a single genomic region encodes these proteins:
- the LOC140439539 gene encoding RNA-binding protein NOB1: protein MTMTNNLLKPVSYLVVDTTAFIQNAPLQDVGEKMVTCPEVVDEIKNKRQLRRLVVLPYDLIVQDVFPENVSLITEFSKKTGDYPSLSATDIKVMALTYQLHKEKSGTEGLRIEPVMQKAEVTTENKTLEMNPDVTGFYLPGKTQKSEDNKAGDDQEEDTEEIDQNIEGLDKLDTNDVDNILTPVKDVEKSESGDSENSIEFEDDSDDDSGWITPSNVKSAKQQLNSEIMEENHVEVSCMTTDFAMQNVLRQMNLNVSALDGRLIKQLRTYILRCYACFKTTSVMTNKFCPKCGNNTLKKVAVSLDAQGKMQIHINSKRPLTGRGKKYSLPRIKGGKHPNNPVLVADQPMPDNRPTRLARTKTNPLDDDYTAGFSPFVMRDVNSKSAQLCIRPGQEFKYWMKKNPNEARRRKK, encoded by the exons atgaccATGACCAATAACTTACTAAAACCAGTAAGCTACCTAGTAGTAGACACTACAGCATTTATACAGAATGCACCATTGCAG GATGTTGGAGAAAAAATGGTAACATGTCCAGAAGTAGTAGATGAAATCAAGAACAAGCGACAGCTTAGACGTTTAGTGGTGCTACCATACGATTTAATCGTACAAGATGTCTTCCCTGAAAATGTATCATTAATAACAGAATTCTCCAAAAAAACTGGAGATTATCCCAGTTTATCAGCAACAGATATAAAAGTAATGGCCCTTACCTATCAACTTCATAAAGAAAAGAGTGGCACTGAAGGTCTAAGAATTGAACCTGTTATGCAAAAAGCTGAAGTTACTACTGAGAATAAAACTCTTGAAATGAATCCAGATGTTACTGGATTCTATTTACCTGGGAAAACACAAAAATCGGAAGATAATAAAGCAGGAGATGATCAAGAAGAAGATACAGAAGAAATTGATCAAAATATAGAAGGATTAGATAAGCTAGACACTAATGATGTCGATAATATTTTGACACCAGTTAAAGATGTAGAAAAATCTG AAAGTGGAGATTCAGAAAACAGCATAGAATTTGAAGACGACAGTGATGATGATAGTGGCTGGATAACCCCATCAAATGTAAAATCAGCTAAACAACAATTAAACTCTGAAATAATGGAAGAAAACCATGTAGAAGTATCATGCATGACTACAGATTTTGCTATGCAGAATGTCCTTAGACAAATGAATTTGAATGTATCAGCTTTAGATGGAAGACTTATAAAACAGCTTAGAACTTACATTTTACGTTGCTATGCTTGTTTTAAAACAACTAGTGTCATGACTAATAAATTCTGTCCGAAATGTGGGAATAACACATTGAAGAAGGTAGCTGTATCTTTAGATGCACAAGGGAAAATGCAAATTCACATTAATTCCAAAAGGCCTCTTACAGGCAGAGGAAAGAAGTATAGTTTACCAAGGATAAAAGGGGGTAAACATCCAAATAATCCTGTATTGGTAGCAGATCAGCCTATGCCAGATAATAGGCCCACCAGGTTGGCTAGAACTAAGACTAATCCTCTTGATGACGATTATACAGCAG